A genomic segment from Agelaius phoeniceus isolate bAgePho1 chromosome 2, bAgePho1.hap1, whole genome shotgun sequence encodes:
- the LOC129117164 gene encoding transient receptor potential cation channel subfamily V member 6-like produces the protein MGVPLFGESNPFYSRIWNGLSQKLQGKKSWDKHLDEIYLLQQKRIWESPLLQAAKENNLAAIRKLLTDGTCDIYQRGAVGETALHVAAMYDNLEAAVALMEAAPELINERMTSELYEGQTALHIAAANQNTMLVKALLKRGANASTARATGHFFRRSSQNLFYFGEHVLSFAACVGNEEIVQLLIENGADIKAQDSLGNTVLHILVLQPNKTFACHMYSLILSYDRNKEGPGSLELIPNNEGLSPFKLAGVEGNTVMFQYLMQKRKQNLWSFGPLSTVLYDITEIDSWAEDQSFLELIVSTKKREARQILDLTPVKELVSLKWNMYGRPYFCFLALFYILYMVCFTMCCVYRPLKPRTGNRTSSRDNTIYVQKMLQESYVAYEDELRLVGELITVIGAVVILVLEIPDILRVGAAKYFGQTILGGPFHIIVITYACMILVTMVMRLTSTTGEVVPMSFALVLGWCNVMYFARGFQMLGPFTIMIQKMIFGDLMRFCWLMAVVILGFASAFYIIFQTENPENLGQFYNYPMSLFTTFELFLTIIDGPANYDVDLPFMYSVVYFAFAIIATLLMLNLLIAMMGDTHWRVAHEQDELWRAQVVATTVMLERKLPRCLWPRSGICGREFGLGDRWYLRIEDRVDPNKHKMMRYTEAFKVQDRDNYDKGSEKLETNGDTLCKKEMSALSLSRSTSRTSSHRGWEILRRNTFRQLCGEVGPAVDEEVYDV, from the exons GATCTGGGAatccccactcctccaggctgccaaagagaaCAACCTTGCTGCCATTAGGAAACTTCTCACTGACGGAACATGTGATATCTATCAGAGAG GCGCAGTGGGAGAGACTGCTCTTCATGTAGCTGCCATGTATGATAACTTGGAGGCAGCAGTGGCTCTGAtggaagcagctcctgagcttATCAATGAGAGGATGACATCAGAACTTTATGAAG GGCAGACAGCTCTCCACATTGCAGCAGCCAACCAGAACACCATGTTGGTGAAGGCTTTGCTTAAGAGAGGAGCCAATGCCAGCACAGCAAGGGCCACTGGGCACTTCTTCAGGCGCAGCTCCCAGAACCTTTTCTATTTTG GAGAACATGTTTTATCTTTTGCTGCCTGTGTGGGAAATGAGGAAATTGTGCAGCTGCTCATTGAAAATGGAGCTGACATTAAAGCTCAAGATTCTCTGG GTAACACTGTTCTTCACATCCTGGTTCTCCAACCTAATAAGACGTTTGCCTGCCACATGTACAGCCTGATACTTTCCTATGACAGGAACAAAGAGGGACCAGGGTCACTTGAACTGATTCCTAACAATGAGGGGCTTAGTCCATTCAAACTGGCTGGAGTTGAGGGCAACACTGTG ATGTTTCAATACCTAATGCAGAAGCGGAAGCAGAATCTCTGGTCCTTTGGCCCCTTGAGCACTGTGCTGTATGATATCACAGAGATTGACTCCTGGGCTGAAGATCAGTCCTTCCTTGAGCTCATAGTATCCACCAAGAAGAGAGAG GCACGCCAGATCTTGGACCTAACACCTGTGAAGGAGCTGGTGAGCCTGAAGTGGAACATGTATGGTCGTCCCTATTTCTGTTTCCTGGCCTTGTTCTACATCCTCTACATGGTCTGCTTCACCATGTGCTGCGTCTACCGGCCCCTCAAACCCCGCACGGGCAACAGaaccagcagcagggacaacACAATCTATGTCCAGAAAATGCTCCAG GAATCATATGTGGCATATGAGGATGAGCTGAGGCTGGTGGGGGAGCTGATCACAGTCATTGGAGCTGTAGTAATTTTGGTCCTTGAG ATTCCAGATATCCTTAGAGTTGGAGCAGCAAAATACTTTGGACAAACAATCCTAGGAGGGCCTTTTCACATAATTGT CATCACCTATGCTTGCATGATCCTGGTGACCATGGTGATGCGCCTCACCAGCACAACTGGGGAGGTGGTGCCCATGTCCTTCGCCCTGGTGCTGGGGTGGTGCAACGTCATGTACTTCGCTCGGGGCTTCCAGATGCTCGGACCTTTCACCATCATGATCCAGAAG ATGATATTTGGAGATCTCATGCGCTTTTGCTGGCTCATGGCTGTGGTGATATTAGGCTTTGCATCAG cttTTTACATTATCTTCCAGACAGAGAACCCTGAAAACCTTGGGCAGTTCTACAACTACCCCATGTCCTTGTTCACCACTTTTGAGCTCTTCCTTACTATCATTGATGGCCCTGCAAACTACGATGTGGACCTGCCCTTTATGTACAGCGTGGTGTACTTTGCTTTTGCCATCATTGCCACCCTCCTGATGCTCAACTTGTTAATTGCCATGATGGGTGACACCCACTGGAGAGTGGCCCACGAGCAGGATGAGCTCTGGAGAGCCCAG GTTGTTGCTACTACTGTGATGTTGGAGCGGAAGCTGCCGCGCTGCCTCTGGCCCCGCTCGGGAATCTGTGGGCGGGAGTTCGGGCTGGGGGACCGATGGTATCTCAG GATTGAAGACAGGGTTGATCCCAACAAGCACAAGATGATGCGGTACACAGAGGCATTTAAGGTTCAGGATAGGGATAACTATGACAAAGGTTCAGAAAAGCTGGAAACCAACGGGGACACCTTGTGCAAGAAGGAAATGTCTGCTCTGTCACTGTCACGGAGCACATCCAGAACTAGTTCTCACCGTGGCTGGGAGATCCTGAGGCGCAACACCTTCCGCCAGCTCTGTGGAGAGGTTGGTCCTGCTGTGGATGAGGAGGTCTATGATGTCTAA